Proteins encoded within one genomic window of Oncorhynchus mykiss isolate Arlee chromosome 27, USDA_OmykA_1.1, whole genome shotgun sequence:
- the LOC110507750 gene encoding dehydrogenase/reductase SDR family member 11: protein MDRWKGRVALVTGASIGIGAAICKALVQHGMKVVGCARNVEKIEKLAAECQSAGHSGTLVPYKCDLSNEEEILSMFSAIKTLHQGVDVCINNAGLAHSESLLNGKTDGWRTMIDLNVIALSICTREAYQSMKERKVDDGHIININSMSGHRVVFSADTHFYSATKYAVTALTEGLRQELREAKTHIRATCISPGIVETEFAFRLHSLHPEKAAATYNSMKCLEAVDIASAVTYVLGTPPHVHIGDVQMRPVEQVS, encoded by the exons ATGGATCGCTGGAAAGGTAGAGTGGCGCTTGTTACCGGGGCTTCTATTGGAATCGGAGCGGCGATTTGCAAGGCTCTTGTCCAGCACGGCATGAAGGTTGTCGGCTGTGCCAGGAACGTCGAGAAAATAGAG AAACTGGCAGCAGAGTGTCAGAGCGCTGGGCACAGTGGCACCCTTGTTCCCTACAAATGTGACCTTTCAAATGAAGAGGAGATCCTTTCCATGTTCTCTGCCATCAAGACTCTCCATCAGGGAGTGGATGTGTGCATCAACAATGCTGGCCTGGCCCATTCAGAGTCACTGTTGAATGGCAAAACCGATGGCTGGAGGACAATGATTGAT CTGAACGTCATTGCATTGTCTATCTGCACACGAGAGGCATACCAGTCTATGAAGGAGAGGAAGGTGGATGATGGACATATCATCAACATAAACAG TATGAGTGGACATCGTGTAGTTTTCAGTGCTGATACACACTTCTATAGTGCTACCAAGTATGCTGTGACTGCCCTGACCGAAGGGTTGCGTCAAGAGCTGCGAGAGGCTAAAACCCACATTCGAGCCACG TGTATATCTCCTGGTATAGTGGAAACGGAATTTGCTTTCCGACTTCACAGCCTCCATCCAGAGAAGGCTGCTGCTACCTACAACAGTATGAAG TGTTTGGAAGCAGTCGACATTGCCAGTGCTGTAACGTATGTCTTAGGCACACCGCCACATGTTCAC ATTGGAGATGTTCAAATGCGACCTGTGGAGCAAGTGTCATAG